Proteins co-encoded in one Pseudomonadota bacterium genomic window:
- a CDS encoding IS66 family transposase: MTINNIDVDATIKQVRNQLAKETDLSPAIRSSLEVLLLLVTLLANRFGLNSKNSSTPPSADPNRQKASRAKAERKPGGQPGRRGTTLQPVADPDEIELLPIDRRTLPPGNYRDAGYESRQVVDLDISRVVTEYRAQVLQDERGNRHVAPFPEGVTRPVQYGLGVKVNAVYMSQFQLIPYNRIGDHFWEQMQIPVSTGSIYNFNQEAYARLEPFDHWVRQQLAASHLMHADETGINVGGKRNWLHNASTTEFTFFSPHAKRGGEALDEIGILPAFGGILCHDHWKPYYRYGCSHALCNAHHLRELERAFEQDKQQWAQKMVLLLKVINTATLDAGGHLDDFEAGIYRKRYRALLEEADRECPAPDESQRTGRRGRLPRSKARNLLERLRNFEGDVLRFMVENEVPFSNNQAENDLRMTKVQQKISGCFRSWEGAKMFCRIRSYLSTCRKQGVSASEALRLLFEGKFPRFMQAE, translated from the coding sequence ATGACGATTAACAACATTGATGTCGATGCGACCATCAAGCAAGTCAGGAATCAGCTTGCAAAAGAGACGGATCTGTCCCCGGCGATCAGATCAAGTCTTGAGGTGCTGCTGCTTCTGGTGACGTTGCTGGCGAACCGGTTCGGTCTCAACAGTAAAAACAGCAGCACGCCGCCATCGGCCGACCCGAACCGCCAGAAGGCGTCCCGTGCCAAAGCTGAACGCAAACCGGGAGGCCAACCAGGACGTCGTGGCACGACACTGCAGCCGGTCGCTGATCCCGATGAAATCGAGCTTCTCCCGATCGACAGAAGGACCTTGCCGCCGGGCAACTATCGAGACGCCGGTTACGAATCCCGACAGGTTGTCGATCTGGACATCTCACGTGTGGTCACGGAATACCGCGCTCAAGTGCTTCAGGACGAGCGGGGCAATCGTCATGTGGCACCCTTCCCCGAAGGGGTCACCAGACCGGTGCAATATGGCCTCGGGGTCAAGGTCAACGCGGTCTACATGTCCCAATTTCAGTTGATCCCCTATAACCGCATTGGAGATCATTTCTGGGAGCAGATGCAGATTCCGGTCAGCACGGGTTCAATCTACAATTTCAACCAGGAGGCCTATGCGCGTCTGGAGCCCTTTGACCACTGGGTGAGGCAGCAGCTCGCTGCTTCACACCTGATGCACGCTGACGAGACCGGTATCAACGTCGGCGGCAAGCGCAACTGGCTGCACAATGCCTCCACGACGGAATTCACGTTTTTCTCGCCGCACGCCAAGCGCGGTGGTGAGGCGCTGGATGAAATCGGCATTCTCCCGGCCTTTGGGGGCATCCTGTGTCATGATCACTGGAAACCTTATTATCGCTATGGCTGCTCCCATGCGTTGTGCAACGCGCACCATCTCAGGGAGCTGGAGCGGGCCTTTGAGCAGGACAAACAACAGTGGGCGCAAAAGATGGTGCTTCTGCTCAAGGTGATCAACACCGCCACCCTAGATGCCGGCGGTCATCTCGATGACTTCGAGGCCGGCATCTACCGAAAACGCTACCGAGCTCTGCTCGAAGAGGCCGACAGGGAATGTCCCGCCCCCGATGAAAGTCAGAGAACGGGACGCCGGGGACGACTCCCTCGCTCCAAAGCCCGCAATCTTCTGGAGCGATTACGAAACTTTGAGGGCGATGTGTTGCGATTCATGGTCGAAAACGAGGTGCCTTTCTCCAACAACCAGGCAGAAAATGACCTCCGAATGACCAAGGTTCAGCAGAAGATTTCGGGGTGCTTCCGCTCTTGGGAGGGAGCAAAAATGTTCTGCCGAATTCGCAGCTACTTGTCGACCTGTCGCAAGCAGGGCGTCAGTGCCTCCGAAGCGTTGCGGCTGTTGTTTGAGGGGAAATTCCCTCGTTTCAT
- a CDS encoding transposase has product MAKRKQYTQEFKDSAVKLVVEQGYTIAEAARNLGINPTQLRRWKNTEEENGKPDETGMTTIDLKAELARLKKESNYSPKKLKKFLTAFF; this is encoded by the coding sequence ATGGCAAAGCGAAAGCAATATACACAGGAGTTTAAAGATTCAGCAGTGAAATTGGTAGTGGAACAGGGATATACCATAGCGGAAGCAGCCCGAAATCTAGGCATCAATCCAACACAATTACGGCGTTGGAAGAACACTGAAGAGGAAAACGGTAAGCCAGATGAAACCGGAATGACTACCATCGACCTGAAGGCGGAATTGGCCCGGCTCAAAAAAGAGAGTAACTATTCACCAAAAAAGTTGAAAAAGTTCTTGACAGCGTTTTTTTGA
- a CDS encoding integron integrase — translation MENSRQFHPNPDFKLMDQVRETFRYFHYSYRTEQSYCQWIVRYIRYCGGNTHPAKLGAPDIERFLSHLALEGKVAAATQKQALNALIFLYHKVLNIHVDDKIAPVRSKKAKRLPTVLTKEEVVSLLGAMQGTHALMAKLLYGSGLRLMECVRLRIKDVDFGQHHIYICDGKGGKDRISLLPMDLAVELNSHIERVKMLHKQDVDEGFGSVYLPNALERKYPNAATELGWQYVFPARARSVDPRSGEVRRHHVMESGLQKAVKTALHKAGITKQASCHTLRHSFATHLLENGVNIRVVQELMGHSDVKTTEIYTHVMQKDLSATMSPLDCLRMS, via the coding sequence AATCCAGATTTTAAATTAATGGATCAAGTTCGTGAAACGTTCCGATATTTTCATTATTCTTATCGCACGGAGCAATCATACTGTCAATGGATTGTTCGTTACATTCGCTATTGCGGTGGCAATACTCATCCGGCCAAGTTGGGTGCACCTGATATCGAACGTTTTCTTTCACATCTTGCGCTTGAAGGTAAGGTCGCGGCAGCGACTCAGAAGCAAGCGCTCAATGCGCTTATTTTTCTGTATCATAAAGTGCTTAATATCCATGTTGATGACAAAATTGCTCCGGTGCGCTCAAAAAAAGCCAAGCGCTTGCCAACGGTACTAACGAAAGAGGAAGTCGTCAGTCTGTTGGGAGCGATGCAAGGGACGCACGCCCTTATGGCAAAACTTCTCTATGGTTCAGGATTGCGCCTGATGGAATGCGTGCGTTTGCGTATTAAAGACGTCGATTTTGGCCAGCACCATATTTATATCTGTGATGGCAAAGGGGGGAAGGATCGAATAAGTCTGCTGCCCATGGATCTTGCTGTCGAGCTGAATAGCCACATAGAACGCGTTAAGATGTTGCATAAGCAGGATGTTGACGAAGGTTTCGGTTCAGTGTATCTGCCTAATGCGCTGGAAAGGAAATACCCCAATGCCGCCACAGAGCTGGGCTGGCAATATGTTTTCCCAGCGCGTGCGCGTTCTGTCGATCCCCGTTCTGGTGAGGTTCGCCGTCATCATGTAATGGAGTCGGGGTTACAAAAGGCGGTTAAAACCGCGCTGCACAAGGCGGGTATCACCAAGCAGGCTAGTTGTCATACCTTGCGCCACAGCTTCGCTACTCATCTACTGGAAAACGGCGTCAATATTCGCGTGGTGCAAGAGTTGATGGGCCACAGCGATGTGAAAACTACGGAAATATATACCCATGTTATGCAGAAAGATCTTAGTGCGACCATGAGTCCGCTTGATTGTCTAAGGATGTCATGA